One window of Flavobacteriales bacterium genomic DNA carries:
- the bcrD gene encoding benzoyl-CoA reductase subunit D, producing MEHSTYTMGIDVGSNFIKLVLMGYDGEPEIMDKRTEKIRKRDPSALGDEMVQSMLDRNKLKYEDIAYLASTGEGDMVKRKRGHFYGMTTHARGGNFFFPEARTVVDLGALYVRAVRITTEARVEDYKMTGQCASGSGQFLENISRYLGLSIEEVGDVSLTSTQPEVSSGICAVLAETDVINMVSRGISTPDIIKGIHISIASRIIKLMSSLKAVSPIVLTGGMALNKGMIQAINEALAESSKGFEVRTHPDAIYAGAIGACLWGGYRDAKLREKEAQRAMQAG from the coding sequence ATGGAGCACAGCACATACACCATGGGGATCGACGTGGGCAGCAACTTCATCAAGTTGGTGCTCATGGGCTACGACGGGGAACCCGAGATAATGGACAAGCGCACCGAGAAGATCCGCAAACGTGACCCGTCGGCGCTGGGGGATGAAATGGTGCAGTCGATGCTGGATCGCAACAAACTCAAGTACGAGGACATCGCCTACTTGGCCAGCACGGGCGAAGGGGACATGGTGAAGCGCAAGCGCGGCCACTTCTACGGCATGACCACCCATGCGCGCGGCGGTAACTTCTTCTTCCCGGAGGCCCGCACCGTAGTGGACCTCGGCGCGCTCTATGTCCGCGCAGTGCGGATCACCACCGAGGCCCGCGTGGAGGACTACAAGATGACCGGGCAATGCGCATCGGGATCCGGTCAGTTCCTGGAGAACATCTCGCGCTACTTGGGCCTGAGCATCGAGGAAGTGGGCGACGTCTCCTTGACGAGCACCCAGCCCGAGGTCAGTTCCGGCATCTGCGCGGTGCTGGCCGAGACGGACGTGATCAACATGGTGTCACGCGGCATCTCCACGCCGGACATCATCAAGGGCATCCACATCAGCATCGCCTCGCGCATCATCAAGCTGATGAGCTCCTTGAAAGCCGTTTCGCCCATCGTGCTCACCGGCGGCATGGCGCTCAACAAAGGCATGATCCAGGCCATCAACGAGGCCTTGGCCGAAAGCAGCAAGGGCTTCGAGGTGCGCACCCATCCCGACGCGATCTATGCCGGGGCCATCGGTGCCTGCCTTTGGGGCGGGTACCGCGACGCCAAGCTCCGCGAAAAGGAGGCCCAACGCGCGATGCAGGCCGGATGA
- a CDS encoding AMP-binding protein, which translates to MQLSGPELPPGALIPNVATLLEMNAHLFGDRQVYCEKRDGVYEGITWKALFADVRSIAHNLRTRYGFKPGEKLVIFSPNRSEMLRLQLAVMASGGIAVPIFAFFHQETAELLIQHSDARFLAVAGELQLERLDPELPLEHVFCFDRVKHPERKNLVAFSELLAPPANGADVLEPNADPDALCLNMYTSGTMGTPKCVQLSHRNILSQQAALGMLWDLGPGDRFLSYLPWHHSFGGIFELFTALRSGATLYLESSYGKDAKEIMENWKLVRPTVFFSVPKVYQSLVELTRQDPEVDRIFFHAGLKFIFTAAAALPQKLSEEFERRGVPVVEGWGLTETSPCCTLTDPVRKRTTGVVGNPIPGVTIRFAEDGEVLVKGPNVMCGYYKNDEANAGLFTDDGFFHTGDIGEATPDGLKLITRKDRIFKLSNGEKVIPSDLEKLIEFKCHYISFAMVVGSGQEYPIALLFPNKKQLDHPDYSVSPMEGCFCPRSLDELSNCLRGCLHDANCGIGQKFAKIKAAMIIDDELSLANNTLTPSMKVAPRKVVEAYRAHLENLYGADNPLDEEVFIIKLDEINTVGRKIA; encoded by the coding sequence ATGCAACTCAGCGGACCCGAACTACCCCCCGGTGCATTGATCCCCAACGTGGCCACGTTGCTGGAGATGAACGCGCATCTTTTTGGTGATCGGCAGGTGTACTGTGAAAAGCGCGACGGCGTGTATGAAGGCATCACGTGGAAAGCGCTTTTCGCCGACGTACGCTCGATCGCTCACAACCTGCGCACGCGTTACGGGTTCAAGCCGGGGGAGAAGCTGGTGATCTTCTCGCCGAACCGTTCCGAGATGCTGCGGCTCCAACTGGCCGTGATGGCCTCGGGCGGTATCGCCGTGCCCATTTTCGCCTTCTTCCACCAAGAGACCGCGGAGCTGCTGATCCAGCATAGTGATGCCCGCTTCCTCGCCGTGGCCGGCGAACTGCAACTGGAGCGGCTTGATCCGGAACTGCCCTTGGAGCATGTGTTCTGTTTCGATCGCGTCAAGCACCCGGAGCGGAAGAACCTGGTCGCATTCAGCGAACTGCTGGCGCCTCCGGCCAATGGCGCCGACGTGCTCGAACCCAACGCCGACCCGGACGCACTGTGCCTGAACATGTACACCTCGGGCACGATGGGCACACCGAAGTGCGTGCAGCTGAGCCATCGCAACATCCTTTCCCAACAGGCGGCCTTGGGGATGCTCTGGGACCTCGGCCCGGGCGACCGCTTCCTCAGCTACCTGCCGTGGCACCACAGCTTCGGCGGCATCTTCGAGCTCTTCACGGCGTTGCGCTCCGGCGCCACCCTCTACTTGGAATCCAGCTACGGCAAGGACGCGAAGGAGATCATGGAGAACTGGAAGTTGGTCAGGCCCACGGTCTTCTTCAGCGTACCCAAAGTGTACCAGAGCCTGGTGGAACTCACGCGGCAGGACCCGGAGGTCGATCGCATCTTCTTCCACGCCGGGCTGAAATTCATCTTCACGGCGGCGGCGGCGCTTCCGCAAAAGCTCTCCGAGGAATTCGAGCGACGCGGCGTCCCGGTGGTGGAGGGCTGGGGCCTTACGGAGACCTCGCCCTGCTGCACGTTGACGGATCCGGTGCGGAAGCGCACCACCGGCGTGGTGGGCAACCCGATCCCCGGCGTCACCATCCGCTTTGCCGAGGACGGCGAGGTGCTGGTGAAAGGCCCCAACGTGATGTGCGGATACTACAAGAACGACGAGGCCAACGCCGGGCTTTTCACCGACGACGGCTTCTTCCACACGGGCGACATCGGCGAGGCCACGCCGGACGGACTGAAGCTGATCACGCGCAAGGACCGCATCTTCAAACTCAGCAACGGCGAGAAGGTCATCCCCTCCGACCTTGAGAAGCTGATCGAGTTCAAGTGCCATTACATCTCTTTCGCCATGGTGGTGGGCAGCGGGCAGGAATATCCCATCGCGCTGCTTTTCCCGAACAAGAAGCAACTGGACCATCCCGATTACTCGGTCAGTCCGATGGAAGGCTGCTTCTGCCCGCGCAGCTTGGACGAATTGAGCAACTGCCTGCGAGGTTGCCTGCACGACGCCAACTGCGGCATCGGCCAGAAGTTCGCCAAGATCAAAGCCGCCATGATCATCGACGATGAACTGTCCCTGGCCAACAACACCCTTACGCCGAGCATGAAGGTGGCGCCGCGCAAAGTAGTGGAGGCCTACCGCGCACACTTGGAAAACCTCTACGGCGCCGACAATCCGCTGGACGAGGAGGTCTTCATCATCAAGCTCGACGAGATCAACACCGTGGGAAGAAAGATCGCGTGA
- a CDS encoding 2-hydroxyacyl-CoA dehydratase, whose protein sequence is MSTTWARCSPLSAAASAPWNTIRNCTTRSLARKEQGLFPITPEGEMKEERFRLVVEGPPNWTNFREFWKIFYDMGAVIRGLHLHEGRRRVIRGFRHDPKNPIESLGRYCMGCYTNLSLPQRVDLLEKYIKEYKADGFLINSIKSCNSFSAGQLLMMREIEKRCSIPVGFIESDLVDPRYFSYANIKNRLESYFQMLAQRKTILAQEATTEQA, encoded by the coding sequence GTGTCTACTACATGGGCCCGTTGTTCACCGCTTTCCGCGGCAGCGAGCGCGCCTTGGAATACTATCAGGAACTGCACGACGAGATCGCTGGCCCGCAAGGAACAAGGTCTGTTCCCCATCACGCCGGAAGGGGAAATGAAGGAGGAGCGCTTCCGCTTGGTGGTGGAAGGGCCGCCGAACTGGACCAACTTCCGGGAGTTCTGGAAGATCTTCTACGACATGGGCGCGGTGATTCGTGGCCTCCACCTACACGAAGGTCGGCGGCGTGTGATCAGGGGTTTCCGCCACGATCCGAAGAACCCCATCGAGAGCCTCGGCCGCTACTGCATGGGCTGCTACACCAACCTGAGCCTGCCCCAGCGCGTGGACCTGCTGGAGAAATACATCAAGGAATACAAGGCGGACGGCTTCCTGATCAACTCCATCAAGAGCTGCAACTCGTTCTCCGCGGGCCAGCTGCTGATGATGCGCGAGATCGAGAAGCGCTGCAGCATCCCGGTGGGCTTCATCGAGAGCGACCTGGTGGACCCGCGCTACTTCAGCTACGCCAACATCAAGAACCGTTTGGAGTCCTACTTCCAGATGCTGGCCCAGCGCAAGACCATCCTGGCCCAGGAAGCCACCACTGAACAAGCCTGA
- a CDS encoding saccharopine dehydrogenase NADP-binding domain-containing protein yields the protein MSEKKVLVLGAGLIGKAIAIDLCRRHAVTSADRSPEALEELTRQHPITALVLDITDHRALAEAVLPFDLVIGAVPGALGFATLRTVIEAGRDVVDISFFPEDALALDALAREKNVTAVVDCGVAPGLCNIIAGHHHRKSPLTHYECLVGGLPRKPEWPFGYKAVFSPADVIEEYTRSVHMREDGQNVVREALSGIEAIDMEGVGRLEAFNTDGLRTLLTSMPKVPNMVERTLRYPGHAELMKVYRATGLFSAEPIDVDGKNVSPLKLTSALLFPRWKMKPQDEDLTVMRVTLKNRKGTITYDLLDHFDRESGTSSMARCTGYSCTAVAELVLQGTFTQKGISPPEVVGAEDACFDGVMDYLKERKVNCTERKMELQLRTA from the coding sequence ATGAGCGAGAAGAAGGTATTGGTCCTGGGTGCCGGCCTGATCGGAAAGGCGATCGCCATCGATCTGTGCCGCAGGCATGCCGTCACCAGCGCCGACCGAAGCCCTGAAGCGCTCGAGGAACTCACACGTCAGCATCCCATCACCGCGCTCGTTCTGGACATCACCGACCACCGCGCTTTGGCCGAGGCGGTGTTGCCCTTCGACCTGGTGATCGGCGCGGTGCCAGGGGCCTTGGGCTTCGCAACGTTGCGCACGGTGATCGAAGCCGGGCGCGACGTGGTGGACATTTCGTTCTTCCCGGAGGACGCGCTGGCATTGGACGCACTGGCCCGTGAGAAGAACGTCACCGCCGTGGTGGACTGCGGCGTGGCGCCCGGTCTGTGCAACATCATCGCCGGTCATCATCACCGGAAGAGCCCGCTCACTCATTACGAATGCTTAGTGGGCGGACTTCCGCGCAAACCCGAATGGCCCTTCGGCTACAAGGCCGTCTTCTCCCCTGCTGATGTCATTGAGGAGTACACCCGTTCGGTACACATGCGGGAGGACGGACAGAACGTGGTGCGTGAAGCATTGAGCGGGATCGAAGCGATCGACATGGAAGGCGTGGGCCGCTTGGAAGCCTTCAACACCGATGGCCTCCGCACCCTGCTCACCAGCATGCCCAAGGTGCCGAACATGGTGGAGCGCACGCTGCGCTATCCGGGGCATGCGGAACTGATGAAGGTGTACCGCGCCACCGGCCTCTTCTCCGCGGAACCAATTGACGTGGACGGGAAGAACGTATCTCCCTTGAAACTCACAAGCGCCCTGCTCTTCCCTCGGTGGAAGATGAAGCCGCAGGACGAGGACCTCACCGTGATGCGCGTGACGCTGAAGAACAGGAAGGGGACCATTACCTACGACCTGCTCGATCATTTCGACCGCGAAAGCGGAACCAGCTCGATGGCGCGCTGCACGGGATACTCCTGCACGGCGGTCGCTGAACTGGTGCTGCAAGGCACGTTCACGCAAAAGGGGATCAGCCCGCCGGAGGTAGTCGGTGCGGAGGACGCTTGTTTCGATGGCGTGATGGACTACCTGAAGGAGCGCAAAGTGAATTGCACGGAACGGAAAATGGAACTTCAACTGCGAACAGCATAG